TAGATTCGTGCCAAATCGAAATTTCATTGTTCTTTGTGAGTGCGAAGGGTTGTTCATCACCGCGTCTACCCTTTTTGCCCCAATCTATGCTAAAATCCTTGCTCCAGCTGCAATCACAGTAACAGTCTTGTTCTATCACGTCGTAACTACTTTTGTTCGCCTGATGCTTATTCTTTCTAAACGACCAAATATCTATACAATCGTAGTCTGACTCATCTACAAGACACATATACCCACCCAGCATTGTAAGCCAAAACGTTGTGTCATCTACGTGGGGATTCTTTTTCTTTGAAACGGGATTTCTAGGAGATTGGATgcatggtggtggtggaagctcTCGAAAAATTTCATCTTTCAAATCAAAAGCTATAATCTTGTTGTTATTCTCGTCTATCCAATAAAGTGACTCATTTGCAAGGACACCCACGCTGTAAACGAATGCATGTTTGGTTTctgttacgtttctccaaccatTACGACTACCTAGAGTGTATACTTGGACCTGTCCCTTGGACTTATCTGCACAATACAAGATCCTCACAACTTTGTACTCATTAGTAGAAGGAAGATAACCGAATCCGCTCAGTACATCCCAAGTACCCCAATGTTCGTTGTTTCTTATTTTTGGGAGAAGTGTGTATTCACTTGTGAAAGGATTGCAGATGTAGACAGGGTCGTAAAAACTTCCTCTTTTATGCGGTGTTGACAAGCAAACCAAGCCATTGCAAGAACCAACTATGACTTGTTGTTCATCGCGATCTGATTCTATTCGAGGAAGGTTGATCCTAGTTATTCTTTTCCTGTAAAAATCCTTTTTGTGTTTTGTACTTTTAATAGCGTCATAATTTGTATAAAAAAGCTGAATTTCACCCGGATCCGAGATAGCGAAAAGAATACCAAGACAGATTAGTTTGCAGTGCAAGACAGATTCATCAGGAACGCGAGAAAGAATATTTGATTGAATATCTTCGTGAAAGTCTTCCATCTTTCTTTGATATACGAATAACTTCCATATTTCTTTGATATACGAATAAATTGCAAAAAgagtgtgaacacataaatcacgatggAGTCCATGTGTACACAAACAACAATCGCATTTGAGGATAAAGACGTTAAGGTGAATAAATCATATACGACATGATGTAAATACGAcgactcatcgactcagagtcttcggactcgtcattgtctagtccATAGAGTGTGATTCTGTGCAATTTCATATCTACGAAGCATACATCACCGAGTATAATAATAAAAGCTGTAAAATGAGTAAAGTGttgaaatataaatgagacaacgatttacgtggttcagcactaaggcctacgtccacggggttggtgtttcactatgtatttgggaattacaaagatagtcgaatgagtCTGTCTGAAATACGAAGCTAGAAGGGGAAATGGAGCTCATACTTACTcttcatatttctctctcctatgtttACTAATATTtagtcgaccccttctctcttagtggagggggtatttataaggttgatACATGGGGCCCACTATCAGAGatagttgcaaccttatcttctcttTCTTTGTACCGATGCCGCTGGTATCCTCGTTCCGAACCGAGGCCCCCAGCGGTTATGTCCGATGACGATGAgtcacttctttctctccacaGATCGATTGACACGTACCCTATGCctatggtatttaatgcgggtggttgggatgGTCCGCACGCGCCAGACAGATGTctgatgcccctgtcacatctTCGTCAGTGGAGTTAATCTCCGCCGTTGAACATGTGTCTCAACAACTCCAACCATGGACAACTTATTATTCTTAATAAACCTACCTACTTCTTGCTGCTTTAGAGGACCATTTAGACCTCAAATATTCCAGCCGTCTAATTTAAACATCATTCAAAATTTGGAGTGCTCTCTTAACAGACCTAGATTTCTTAAGTTCAACCCCTTTAGGGCCTAAactagatgaagaagaaacactACCTCATTTTGGAAGGAATTTTCCAGTAACACCACTTGAAGAGACACCTTTTTTTACCTTCAGAACTAGTACCATTTACAGAGTTATTTAGTTTATTCACTAAAGTTGAGACAATACTAGGCAACACCCCTCCTCTAGGTATAACTCCATTTAGAACCTGAAATCCACTATTTTCCTCAAGAAGAACATCAAATTTATTTGTAATAGGAACATCGGAACAATTCACAATCTCCATGAAGACATTCTCCTTATCACCACTCGGGGAGATGCCACCTGCATCCATAGTTTCTTGCTCCATATGAGAACTAGTACTTTTAGAAGTTTCCACATTAAGCTTTGCAGTAGACTTCCTTGAGCCTTTTACAATCCAAGCCTGTGAAATACCCTTCTCAGTAGTCTTCTTAGTCACCACAGGAGTTTCTTTAGGTTCAGCCCAAGGGCACTTAGCAGCAACATGACCAAAGCAATTACACTCAGAGCATTTTGGTGGCTTCCAAGGATACTCCACCTCCACATCTACCACATGCTTCCCTTCATAATAAACAGGAACATAAGAAGGATACTCACAATCCACAGCAATCTCCACCAACACCCTAGCAAAACTCATTATAGCCCTAGTATCCGTGAGCTTATGCATCATAATCGGCTTACCAATTACACTTGCAATTTTAGAAATCGCCTTAGCATTCCACATATGTAATGGGATCTTTCTCAAATTGACCCAAGTCGGTAAATATTTCATCTCTGCAATCTCTTGTTCAATCAGAGCATGCCATGGTCGGACAAAAAACAATTGTTGGGATATGTAAACAGGTCCATACTCAATAGCATGTAAACGATCTGCTTCATCTTCAAACTCAAAAACATAGAGAAACTCACCATGGATAGTCATATGCATAGCCCGTTTAATCCTCCAAGCTATCTGCAAAGTATTCTTCACTAACATATAAGGCAATTTACGACCCACAAGAGCTCCAATAACCAAGTCCTTACAATGATCCAAATCCTCTTCAACATCAGTGAAGACAATATCAGCAACCCTTTTACCATCAGCCTTATCTTCAAACTCAAGAGAAGCATCTGGAATCAATTCTTTCTTCTTCGCAAAAAAGCTCCGACCAAACAATGTTTGGTCTGAAGACCCTAGAACTACCGGATCGACCTCCTCCCGCATCAGAGCCCTTTACCTGAAAGGAGGAATTAGGTAGAGGTACAGTTCCTACTGAGCTCAGAGGCCCTCCACCATCACTAACAGCAAaccagaaaatgaagaagaaatcgaaACCTTAAACACCTTTACTTTCGGTCAACATCGCCCAGCCAAAGTCAAGGAAAGAGAAAAAGTCTTGCAAGAGGTTTGTTACGTTACTGTGGAACTTTCTCCTCAACCAAAGAGTTGAAAAGACTACGGAAGTTTCTCTTCAGCCGATAACGAAGCCACACAGTCATCCTCTCGGCTCCCAGTCAAAAGTCCGTGTCTAATCTACTAGGAAAAAGTAATTTCCAGGAAACATCTTCATCGATCTCTCATATACAGACTCCGAATATCAGTTTCTCTCTAGATCTAACCCGCCGTCCGTCCGTCTACCTCTTATTCAGATTATTGATCAGAAAACCATGAATTCATCTCAAGCTCTAAGTTTATTCGGATTGCTTTTGTTGGTGATCATGAATTTCATTCAAGTCCATGGATTCACTCCTTCATCAGCTCCGGCAGAAGGTCCGACTAGTGACGTGACAGCGTTGGATCAGGGAATTGCTTGTTTCCTGATGCTTGCAGCTTTAGCAATTACATATCTCATGCATTGATTCAATCAATCACTtatgttatttttcaatttttttgacttctttttttttttatcatcattCGTCGTAATTATTGTAAATCTGAGCTCTAATTACATgataataatttttaatttatgAATCTGGGGATCAACTTTCGTAGATTCCTTCTTGTTGCAATCTGTAATTTTTGAAATTCTTTGGTTCATCATCGTTCTCCCAGATCTGGTGGTTTAACATGATGATTTATTTTAGGAACAGTCACGAATTTTTGATGCGTTTCTATGTTAATCTCTTTGTTGTTCTACTCCATGATATTTCAACGCCGGGGATTAGGTCAACAGACGGCCGGGTTTTACAGCTTTGTAGAGCCAGCCAAAAACTTGGACTACAATGGCCTGACTGTATCCCAATAAAAAAATTCATAACGGAGTCGGGCGGCACAACAGTTGCTCAATTACCGTGAGTGACTGCGCACTTGCTTGAGCTAGCATTACGAGTGAATGTTCCGGCCATATTCGCATGGCTGCCATATTATTGGGATGGGCACCGAAACTGCCATATTTTGATTGTATATTATCAATCTACCCACTTCTTATCTCCCAATATTCTACCCTAATATAGCCTGATCTAAGATGTAAATTTTCGAGAGGCAGATGATTGGACATATGCACACACCGCAGGTCGGGCTTGTCGAGAAGTAGCGGGCCGGTCCGGCACAACACTACTCACAGAAAAGAACAGAGTCACGGACCTCACGGTCACCCCTCGCAATATTTCACTTTAGGTTTTGGTCCCTCATTAGCTGTGATAGGATCCAAAGGCTCACAAAAATCCCActaaaccttcttcttcttccccgtaTGGAGTTTCCTCCTACCTTTTCAGCCGCGGCAGCTGATAATAACTCCATCATCCTTCAGTACTGCTACAATCTCACTATTCTATCAGCTCATACTCACTTTCTTCTTAGGGTTTCACTCCTAAAACCCCCAAATCATAATATTAAAGCTTTGATATTTTATAGTTTTGACGAAAGGCGATGACAGCAATGTCCTCATCCTATCAGGGAAGAAAAAGACTAAGGCAAAAGTCAAAAATCAGGTATAACCTAACAACAACAgcgctttttctttttttaattagtGTAATATTGTTGTTTTTGAACCCGAAATTGATTCATTCAGCTTTCATTAATTTTAGTAGGTTAACTGTTTGATGAATTGTGTCACTGAATAAGCATAGACCCATAATTAATCTCCCTTGTACTTCTTTTTGATATTTGGATTAGGCAAATGCAACAAAGAAACCACCCCTTAGTAAATCACAGAAAAGGAAGTTGAGGAAATTGGAGGTATGTAAAGGTTTTCTCATTCAATTTGTATCCTCTTGCATATTTGCATTTGTCGTGTGtgttgatttgatttgtttttatgTATGTATAGGAGGAGAAGGAACAGGAAGCGAAACTATCTGAAAGTGTTCGAATCTTAGAGTATGTTGTGGTTCTTTTGTTTTTCGGTATATATAAATTGTTTGATTGATTTAAGTTGGGGAACATACTTTAAAATGACGATTTCTTTTGCAATTATAGGAAATACAAGATTCGAGATGAAGCATTTTCTCTTCTTAAGTCTTCGGGGAACATAGGACAGGTTTGTATAGTGAGATGATATTGTATTTTGTATTACAAAGTAAAGGGTTCTGGGATTTGGGATTATGATGAATGGATTTGTTTGTATAGGCCGAAACGGTGAAGGAAAAGCGGCTACGGGCAGTACAGTTTTTGAAGGCAGGGTTAGAAGCTCCAGAGGATGATAGACCTAGTAAAAGAAGGGCA
This genomic stretch from Papaver somniferum cultivar HN1 chromosome 5, ASM357369v1, whole genome shotgun sequence harbors:
- the LOC113280763 gene encoding uncharacterized protein LOC113280763, giving the protein MREEVDPVVLGSSDQTLFGRSFFAKKKELIPDASLEFEDKADGKRVADIVFTDVEEDLDHCKDLVIGALVGRKLPYMLVKNTLQIAWRIKRAMHMTIHGEFLYVFEFEDEADRLHAIEYGPVYISQQLFFVRPWHALIEQEIAEMKYLPTWVNLRKIPLHMWNAKAISKIASVIGKPIMMHKLTDTRAIMSFARVLVEIAVDCEYPSYVPVYYEGKHVVDVEVEYPWKPPKCSECNCFGHVAAKCPWAEPKETPVVTKKTTEKGISQAWIVKGSRKSTAKLNVETSKSTSSHMEQETMDAGGISPSGDKENVFMEIVNCSDVPITNKFDVLLEENSGFQVLNGVIPRGGVLPSIVSTLVNKLNNSVNGTSSEGKKRCLFKWCYWKIPSKMR
- the LOC113280762 gene encoding F-box protein At3g07870-like is translated as MEDFHEDIQSNILSRVPDESVLHCKLICLGILFAISDPGEIQLFYTNYDAIKSTKHKKDFYRKRITRINLPRIESDRDEQQVIVGSCNGLVCLSTPHKRGSFYDPVYICNPFTSEYTLLPKIRNNEHWGTWDVLSGFGYLPSTNEYKVVRILYCADKSKGQVQVYTLGSRNGWRNVTETKHAFVYSVGVLANESLYWIDENNNKIIAFDLKDEIFRELPPPPCIQSPRNPVSKKKNPHVDDTTFWLTMLGGYMCLVDESDYDCIDIWSFRKNKHQANKSSYDVIEQDCYCDCSWSKDFSIDWGKKGRRGDEQPFALTKNNEISIWHESNLKRYDLVTKCFTVILDRGSLSWSTFKGTPHMNTLVSLEDLGEEPKRAPKNTPPISRKRKRSIYRGFGLQLNKLHFNF